TTTTCGGCGGGGACGCGATGACCTACTACGGCCGCTGGACCTACAAGTACCATATCGGAGCCGAAAAGGGTGCAGCCGGTGTGCTGCTGGTGCACGAAACCGGACCGGCGGGTTATGCGTGGTCGGTGGTACAGGGATTCAGCGGCGAGCGTTTCACCCTGGTCACTCCCGACAAGAATATGAGCAAGGCGTCCGTGGAGGGCTGGATCTCGCTCGAGCAGGCCAAGAGGCTGTTCACGATGGCTGGAAAGGACCTGGAAGCCCTCAAAAAGCAGGCCGTGAGCCGCAGCTTCCGTCCCGTGCCCCTGTCCGTTGCAGCATCCATCACGATGCACATCAGGATGCGGACCATCCAGTCACGCAACGTCGTTGCCCGGGTTGAGGGGAGCGATCCGAAGCTGAAAGAGGAGTATGTCGTTTATACGGCGCACTGGGATCATCTCGGTATCGGCAAGCCGGTGAACGGCGACAAAATCTATCACGGCGCCGTGGACAATGCCGTGGCCGTCGGGGGCCTCATTGAGATCGCGAAGGCGTTCTCCAGTCTGTCCGTCCCGCCCAAACGCTCTATTCTGTTTTTGGCGGTCACCGCCGAAGAGCAGGGGCTGCTCGGGTCCGAATACTATGCGACCCACCCGATATACCCCCTGTTCAAGACTCTGGCCGACATCAACCTGGAAGGGCTCAATGTTCACGGGAAAACCAGGGACGTCACCATTATCGGCTTGGGAAATTCCGATCTCGATGATTACATGCGCGAGGTGGCTTTCAGCCAAGGGCGTGTGTTGCAGCCGGATCCGGAGCCGGAGAAAGGCTTCTACTACCGGTCGGACCACTTCCCATTCGCCAAACAGGGAGTGCCGGCACTCGAGGCCGACCGGGGCATTGATTTCATCGGCAAACCGGCCGATTACGGCCGCCGGATTCGTGACGACTACAACGCTCACGACTATCACAAACCTTCTGACATTGTGAAATCCGACTGGGACATGAGTGGTGGCGTCCAGGATCTGCAGTTGTTTTGGATGGTCGGGTATAAGGTAGCCGTCGCCGACCGCTATCCCCAGTGGAAGCCCGGTACTGAATTCAAGGCGAAGCGCGACGCACAGCTAAAAGCTGCAGGCGTGCAAAAGTAGAGGAGCCTGCCGTGTGGCCGTAGTTCGGGAAGGTCGCAGCCACCTCGGCATGAGGCATCATGCGGGCGCCTTGGGAGCGCCGCGCTCTCAAAAGCGGTGGCGCGCCACCGCACTCCAGAGCGAGGGATAATGAAATGAGGAAGAATCCGGCTGTTTTGTATACTCTTATCATTCTCTTGGTCGCCATCACGGCCGCTGGACTCGATGGGTCGAAAGCTGCGGATGAGTCTGCGCTGGCCGGGATCAGTGAGGCTTTCAGCCTGACGCGCGGAATGGTGCGTGACTCCAATGGAGACGGCCTTGCCGACGTCGTTGCGGCCCGCGTCATCGTTGCCGCGAAGCCGTCGCCGGAAGATATCCTTGCCGCCGCCAATATCGCGGCGCGACTCGGCTACGAGACCCTGTCGATGAAGCTGCCTCTCGTTATGCGCGAGGACGAGGCAGTCCGTGCGGCGGAGATTGCGCTTCCGATCCTGATCGGCCGCAAAAACTCGGCCATCCAGAGGCTGGCAGAACAGGGCGCCATCGACTTCAAGTCGCTGAAAGCCGGGCAAGGATTGGTCGCACACGTGCCCTCCCCGTTGGGCGGACCTGATGGTCTCGCAGTTGTGGGTGGAGACGACGAGGGAACCCTCGCCGCAGCCAACGAGCTTGCGGCCCGCCTGCCGCGTGTCTGGTCCATGTCGGGGATCACGCTTCCCGGAATCGAGGATCAGGCACTGCGATATCTGCGTGCCAAGGGAGTGGCGGCTGCCGGCGCCGGCATCAGGTCTCTGATTGTGGACAGCGACCGGCGCGGCATTGCCAGGATCGATCTCAGCATTCGAGTCGGCGCTGCCGATGGCGCCAGGTCCCAGACCTTGCTCGAGGATCTCGACCGCGCGCATCGACGCGGGCTCGAGCCCAAGACACTCGATTTTGCCAACGTGGCGGTGATTGCCTGCGAGGTGATCGCAGGAGGGAAGATTGCCGGACAAACGGAGGTTTCCCGTTCCGGCCTCAACTCGCGAACTCTGACTCCTCCGATCGATCCCGATGAATTGGCAACCGATACGCCGCCCGGGAGCCCGCCTCCTTCGGCCCCCGGCAAAAACTTCGATCTGACGTCGACCTATTCGATCGAGGGCTGGTTTGGCGATGCCTATCCGGACCTCATTCCCGACCGCACCGAGACCTCACTGATCATCGGAGACGTTGCCGAATCGCTGGGCGCCGCTCACATAGCGGCTCGTCTCGGTCTGGAAACGACAGGCATTACGCTTCCCATCAGCAAAATTGACCGCAAGGTCAAGGAACCCAACCGTGAGCCGAGCCCGATTCTTGTGGGCCGCAACAACACGCTTGTGCAGCAGCTCATCAAGATAGGGAAGACGCGTCTCGATGATCTCAAAGCCGGCGAAGGTGCGATTCACCTGGTGCCCAAGGCATTTGGAAATGCGACCGCCACGGTTGCTGCCGGCGCCGATGAAACAGGGACGCAGGCAGCGTGCGACTACCTGGCCCGGCGCGTGCCCTACGTCTGGGACGTGGCCCGGGGCGCCCCAACGCTCGACGATGTCGTCACCCAGGTGACCCGCTTTTTCCAGTCCAAGAGCGGTGCCGGCCAGGCCAGCCAGGCGTTGGGCGAGCTCGAAAGCATTGCCGCGGATGTGAAGGATAAAAAGCTGGAATCGTTCGAGGCCAGGCTGTTTCTCGAAAAAGCCGATCCCGCGCTCGATGCCTACCTGGCCGGCCGACTCAAGAAGGCGCTCCAGGATGTCCCCGTCACTGTCACGAGCCAGGGCATCACGGAACCGGTCACGGTGTTTGAGGAAAAGATCGACATTCCGTGGGAGGTGGACGAATTCTGGTCCAAGTTCCACGACGAAGTGTTGCCGAAGGTGAGGTCAGGATCCAAGGTGGCGCTCGAAGCGCGACTAAGCGAATCGCCCGAAGTGCGGATCGACATCGCCGCAAAGGCCCGAGCCGAGCTGGTGAAGGCAGGGGCTGGGGATGCGCGCGTGACCATCCTATCGGCTTACAAACAGGGATTCTTGTGGCTCACCGAGCAGGTCATTCCCGAACTGAAGGGTAAAGGGGCACGCTCCATTCAAATCAAAGTTGCTGCCATCCACCCCGACTTTACCAAGAAGTACAAATTCTATATGGTGCCGAGCCGCTGGCTTCATGAGCTCTATCCTGTGGACGAAATCTTCCAGCGCGATCTCGGCATCGCCAGAGACGCCTTTCGTCTCGAGCTGGTGGACGATCCGAAGGACATTTATAGTCTCGAAGCCCTCGATGGATCGGGAAAGGTCATCTATCGCAGCGCTTTCAGTCCGAAGTTTGTCGAACGCGAGTATCTGGACAAGTTCCCCGGCTGGTCGCGAGTTCAGGTCACCACGGGATGGATTACGGCGTCGGTCGACGGCGGCACGGTCGTGGATGCGCGCATCGCCACTGATCCCGAGCGTTTCTGGGATTACTACCAATCCAAGGTTCTGGCGCGCGTCTACGATCACGTCATGAAAACCACCGACAATAAGCCGATGCCCGACAAGCAGCCGTTCCATCGCGACCTGAACATCGAAGTCTGGATGAGCGAGCCGGACTTTCGCATCGGTGTTGATGAAGAGCAGGTTTCCTCGCTCGAGTCATTGCACGAAGATTTATATTTCGTTACCCTGGATTTCTTTGACGCCCTCGGCCGCACCACCGTCAGGCGGCGGCTGTCATCACCAGGAATGATCTATCCCATCATCCACCCGAATCGACCCGGCCAGGCTGGGCAAGCCCGGGTTCGCTATGCGGGCAACGCCTCCGCAAAGGCGAAGATTGAGATTTCTTATAAGGAAAAGGGAATCGAGAAGCCCAGCCGCGTTTCACGGGATCTGGCCAGGATCGACGCCACGTCCCCGTCGATGGGGCGTATCGTGGTTCGATCGGATCAGATTCGGGAACTCCAGCTGCAGGTGGAGGCCAAGGACGATCGAGAAGCCGCGCGGGCCGCAGATGCGCTGGATAATCTGGCGCTCTTGCATGATGCCGGGCTCTACCGCACAGCTTTTTCTTTTGACCATGTTGACGGGATCTCAATTGATATCGCCCTCAAGGATGCGCGCACCCGGCGGCTCGTGAAGAGCACCGGGGAAGCGCCCGCATCCAATATCCGCGTAACGCATGAGCAGCCCAGGCTGCCTATCGTGACCTGGGACCACATTATCAGTCCGGCCGAAAGCGAGGAGATCATTCAGAAGCTCTCGGCATATCCTGAGGTCAAGGCATACAAGGCCGGCGTTTCCTATCGCGGCCGGGATGTCTCCGTCATGGAGATCACACTTCCCACAACCGGCGAGAATGTTTCCTTGGCCAAGATGACGGCCTGCAAACCGACGATATTCATAACTGGGCGCCAGCATGCCAACGAGGTTTCATCGACCAGCCATATTCTCCGGCTTGCAGAATTGCTGGTCACGGATCCGTCGTACAAGGAGATTCTGAAGAGGGTTAATGTCATTCTCCAGCCGGTGGAGAATCCGGACGGCGCCCAGATGGCCTACGATCTTCAGAAACTCACCCCGAATTACATGTTGCACGCAGGCCGGTACAGCGCCCTCGGGACGGATGTCGGATCCCAGGTTGGACAAGCGGATCCCCTGCTGCCGGAAGCATTGGTCCGCGGGCGACTGTGGCGCGAATGGCTGCCGGACATCTATCTCAACCCGCATGGGTATCCCTCTCACGAGTGGGTCCAACAGTTCTCGGGCTATGTCCCGCCCGGATTCCGTTCTTATATTTTCTCGCGCGGCTGGTACACCGCCATCAGCGGGATTCGCGACCCGCGATATTCACAGTACGCACAAGTGACCGATGCGATTCGCGAGGCTATTGTCCGCGAGGTTAACCGCAGCCCGGAGGTGCGCGCAATGAATCTGCGCCACCAGGATCGCTATCGTCGGTGGGCGTTCGGGTTCGCGCCGTATGTTTTCAATCAGGAGATTTACAAAGACACGAGTGTTAACTACAGCGATCCGGAGACCGGCGAACCGAGCGGGAGCCGCCGCACTACCATGGGAGCGGGCAGCGCGCGGGCGACGATGGGTTCCTGGCCCCAGGTGACCTATTTCAACGGCATGACCGAGGCGCCGGATGAAACGGCACAAGGCGGTTGGCTAGACCTGGTCACGAAACCCGGCTTCGGCTACCTCATGGCCAGCGTCAAGTACCTGCAAGAAGGACAGTACGAGGTGCAACGCATCGGGGAAGAGGGAGGACGCGACAGCGTCTCGCTCACCACGTTCCGGGCGCGTCCGGTCCTGCCCCCGAAGAATCAGGATAATGTATCGACGCCCGGGAAGCAGAAGCTCCCATAACCGCCGGTACGCCATGGCCGCGACATGGCGGATGCCTTGGAAGCCATCAAAAGATCTTGGGATGCTGCGCGCATTCGTGGTAGGGTTGAGGCTCAATACCCAATGGGGTGATCGGGAGGAAGGAGATGACGATGCGCAAATATATGACGGTCCTGTTTTGTGTTTTTCTGCTGGTTCTCGCGCTTCCCGCGTTGCCGCAGACCAAAGACCAGAGCAAGGATCCAGCCAAAGACCAGACCAAAGAGCAGCCCAAAGACATCAATATCAGCGGGATTTGGGAAATGACGTTCCAGACACCCCAGGGGGACAGGCCGCCGACCGATACGACCTTCACCCAGGAAAAGGAGACGCTGAAAGTAACCTTGTCCGGCCCCCAGGGCGTGACTTTGACAGGGGAAGGGACCATCAAGGAGGGCGTCGTTCAATGGTCCATGACCATCAACGGGCCACAGGGGGACTTCACGCTGCTCTTCAAGGGCAAAGTCGACGGTGAAAAGATGTCGGGGGACGTCCAGATGGGCGACTACGGAAGCTTCACCTGGGTAGCAACAAAGAAGAAGAAATAGCTGCCCCCGCACTTCCCGATCCACGAACTGCCTGAACTGTTCATGAAGCAGAACCGCGCGCCGACCAGGACCGAACGGTCAGCGTGTTTCCGCGTCCAAAACAGCATTCTGGCCCCACATTCATGGATAATCCGAGCTAATCGCGAGGACGCCAAGGCGCAAAGGTGCCAAGATCGCTGTCAGATCAAAGCGCTGCAAAACGCGGAACCTTTGGGCGGCTGGGGTGTCCAATAAAACGTCTCAAATGCGAGGCTTTGCAAGGGGTGTGTATCGCATAATAAGGGGCGTGCTCACGACATTTCTACCCTCGGATGACGCAATGAAAGCGAAGTTCATTCTGATTACATCGATCGTGCTTGGGGTCGACCTTCTGACGAAGCACCTGGTCAGCACGATTCCTCGTCTTCAGGGTATCGCGATTGTCCCTCATTATGTGCACATCTCGTTCGCGGCCAACTCCGGCATCTTCTTTCGCCTGCTGGATGACTTCAACCCGGTTTGGAAGCCATATCTCCTGGCGGGAATGGCGATGGTCCCTGTTCTGGTGATCATCATCTACAGCATTCGCAGGCCTTCCGGCCCTGTGCTGCTCCAGGCGGCTCTCGCCCTGATCGCCGGAGGTCTTCTGGGCAACTTTGCAGATCGAATTCTGCATGGTGCCGTGATCGATTTCATCGAGGTGCATGTCGAGAATTCGATCTACTACCCGACCTTCAATGTTGCCGACCTTGCGATCGTAATCGGCATTGCCATGCTGCTGATTCGTATCAAGAGACGCTCGGCCCACGCACGAAAGCAGACGCAGCTCGTTTCAGAGTGATCCGTTTCATCCCCGCATGATTATTCTGGTCCGGCACCGCTCCCCAGGACTGCCTTGAATTGTTTGACGAAGATCTTCATATCGTCCGCGGTACCGAATGTCACCCTCAGGTGGTTCGGCATCGATGGAAACAGGCGGCCCACGATCACCCCTCGCTGCTTAAGCGCATCGATGACTGGTTGCACCGGGCGGCCGAGATTGATCATCACAAAGTTTGTCTGCGAAGGGATGAATTCGAGGCCCATAGCGCGCAGCTCAGTGCAAAGGGAGTTCCGCACCTGTACATTGAGTCTGCGAATCCGCGCCACAAAATCGTCCTCCTGGAGGGAGGCCAACGCCACGGCTGTCGCAATCTGATTGGCATTGCTCGACAGTTTCCGGCCCGACATCTGTTTGATGAGATCCTTATGCCCGATCGCATAACCGAGTCTCAATCCCGCCATGCCGTAGATCTTCGAGAAGGTGCGCGAAACCAGCACCGGCAGCCCTTCCTTCACATAACGCACGCAACTTTCGTAGTCGGGTGCGTCCGCGTAATCGAAGTAAGCTTCATCGATCAGCAGCACGACACCGCCCGGGACCCGGCGGACAAGCTTATCGACCTCCTCTTTGCCGATGTATGTGCCCGCGGGATTGGCCGGGTTGCAGAAGAAAATGAAACCGC
This is a stretch of genomic DNA from Terriglobia bacterium. It encodes these proteins:
- a CDS encoding M28 family peptidase, giving the protein MKRWISVCAMLALACFAAADDHVAAGIAWAAGAVGFPAIDGNAVLQHTRVLSSAEFEGRFPGTKGEDLTVAYIENQFKKLGLKPGNTDGTYIQKVPMVGITPDPTMTLALNSGKEESRLKFLVDFVAWTRREVPTVSLENSPLVFVGYGVQAPEYNWDDFKGVDLRGKTLVMLVNDPPVPDPKDASKLDPKVFGGDAMTYYGRWTYKYHIGAEKGAAGVLLVHETGPAGYAWSVVQGFSGERFTLVTPDKNMSKASVEGWISLEQAKRLFTMAGKDLEALKKQAVSRSFRPVPLSVAASITMHIRMRTIQSRNVVARVEGSDPKLKEEYVVYTAHWDHLGIGKPVNGDKIYHGAVDNAVAVGGLIEIAKAFSSLSVPPKRSILFLAVTAEEQGLLGSEYYATHPIYPLFKTLADINLEGLNVHGKTRDVTIIGLGNSDLDDYMREVAFSQGRVLQPDPEPEKGFYYRSDHFPFAKQGVPALEADRGIDFIGKPADYGRRIRDDYNAHDYHKPSDIVKSDWDMSGGVQDLQLFWMVGYKVAVADRYPQWKPGTEFKAKRDAQLKAAGVQK
- the lspA gene encoding signal peptidase II, which gives rise to MKAKFILITSIVLGVDLLTKHLVSTIPRLQGIAIVPHYVHISFAANSGIFFRLLDDFNPVWKPYLLAGMAMVPVLVIIIYSIRRPSGPVLLQAALALIAGGLLGNFADRILHGAVIDFIEVHVENSIYYPTFNVADLAIVIGIAMLLIRIKRRSAHARKQTQLVSE
- a CDS encoding aminotransferase class I/II-fold pyridoxal phosphate-dependent enzyme — encoded protein: MQRKATVTRRAFIGGTTIGVASMGLGLPSLLDGSESPRTFKAKASEPVALLLDRNESSYGLSPGAARVLHNVAEGVSNRYPRDEPAALVEAISKRFGVEKEQVLLGCGSTEILKIATETFCSPSGAAIVAEPTFEAVVTYCPLAHARSVKIPLTEDYKHDLPKMLEAAALVGGFIFFCNPANPAGTYIGKEEVDKLVRRVPGGVVLLIDEAYFDYADAPDYESCVRYVKEGLPVLVSRTFSKIYGMAGLRLGYAIGHKDLIKQMSGRKLSSNANQIATAVALASLQEDDFVARIRRLNVQVRNSLCTELRAMGLEFIPSQTNFVMINLGRPVQPVIDALKQRGVIVGRLFPSMPNHLRVTFGTADDMKIFVKQFKAVLGSGAGPE